The Planctellipticum variicoloris DNA window GATTTCGCTTTTTGAAGACTCGTCCCATTATTTGGCCCTCCGGCGCAGTTCCACTTGGCGGATGTGATCCCACTGCTCGCCCGAGGGACAGCCGGCCTCCATCCAGGCCAGTAATTCCGCGCGGCGATACCGTTTAATACGCCCACCAAGCTGAACCGGTTTCGGGACCATTCCCTCCCTTTCGAGTCTGCGCCAGGTCCGCAACGAAATACCACACAGCTGGGCTGCGGCTTCTGCCGTTACGAGGGCGGTCGATTCATCCGGGGCCGGCGCACCAATAACTTTGCTCGACATGACAAGGGACCTCCGGCAGCAATTGTGCTGCGCACACGCGGGTGACGGAGATCTCTTGCCGGCCGGAGAGAGGGAGCCTTCCGGACATGGCTCACGCACGCTTAAACTGCGTACGAGCAGCAGCAGACATTGCAGACCGGCATCGGCTCGCCGCTTCTTAGATTTGAGCCTTGGCATCCGGTCGGCTGTCTGGTTCCACTGATCGATGTGGATTGACCACAGCCAGATTCTAGGCTACTACGAGACAGTAGATCAACCGCTCCCCAGGATTTTTTCAAGTGATCCGATTTCGGCTTCGGGAATTACTGGCAGCGAAAGAACGGCAGGAAGGCCGTCGTATTCCGATGCGAGAAGTCTCCGAGATCACTGGAATCTCCGCTCAGGTACTGTCGAGCCTGACGTCTCCGGACCGGCCCGTCGTGACCAACACGGCCTTCGTCGAAGCTCTCTGCCGATACTTCGCCTGTACCCCGAACGACCTGATGATCCTGGTTGACGCTCCCAACGGCGCGGCTCGTCATGTCGATGAACTCTATCCGGACCGCCGTCGCTGATGGCTCCGACCGGCTATGCCAGGCATTTTCCCCTGCGTTCCAGCACTCGTTCGGTCGTCCGTGCTTCAGCGATCTCTGCCATGCCGTAATCGGCCTACAAATCGTCGCCGCTGGCAGGCCTGAATTCTTCAAGTGCGGCGCAGAATTGCCGTAACGCCCCCAGAAATGCTTCGCCACTATTGAGCACGGTGCGGGCCGACTGAAGCAGTTCCTGAGGGATGCTCGGCGGTGTGCCGTTCGACGGACTGCCGGGGAGCGCCGGGAACTTGAACCCCGGCATCACACGATAGGCCTGGAGCTGATCGTCGTACCGCCAGGGAACACCGGACATGGACAGTGTCTGCAGATCGCGGTAGACGGTGCGGCGCGAACATTCCAGTTCGCGCGCCAGCGCCTCAGCATCCCAGCGCCCCGGCCCCATGATCAGCTTCAGAATACGAAGCAGGCGACTCAGACGCTCGCACTGCCGCGCCCGGCGTTCCGCATCAGTTCGCTTCTTCTCTGTGCCCACGCCCGTCCGTGACTCCCGACTCCTGTGACAAGAATCGAGATCGTCGCAGACCAATGAGACACCTGTGGGTCACTTCACGGTCTTGTGGTTCAAGATGATTGACAGTCCGGCAGTGACAGTGCGATCCGCTGCAAACGACGGGTCGGAAAGTCATTGTGCCGGAATTCTCGCGAACGCCACTGTCGTCACGCAGCCGCCGCAGGAAAGTCCGAAACTGGGAATTGGCAGTGCCCATCTGTTGGCACTATCAACTGCTTCAATGCTCCGACGAAGAGATGGCGCTGTCGCGACGCCACCATCAGTTTCGCAGCCGCGATCGGAGCAGCCACCTTGCCAGACACGACGTTTCGCAGCTGGATGAATGGTTTGAGAGAGGATGTCGGCCCACGTCCCGAGTGGCCGGTGCTGCTGAGCTGGATGCTGGAGACGGAGTTTGAACGGCAACGGCAGGTCGATCGACCGTATTCCGGATCGCGAATTCTGATTGACCGGACTCGTCACGAGTTCAACGTGAAAGTTCCCGAAAAGCGGGCAGTCTATGGACTCTGCCATCGCTGCTGGCAGGAAACAAAGGGCGCCCTTCTGATCGAAGGCACGCCTGTCTGGCTCCTTTCTTACGAAGTGCCAAATCAGGCTGACGAGAATGGGCGACGAGCTGACCTGGTCGGGCTGACGCAGATCGGCGGCCTCGTCGTTTTCGAGGGCAAACTCGGTTCCAACAGCTGTCCACCTATCTCTGCAGTTCTCGAAGGCTTGGACTACCTGTCCTGCCTGACATCGGCCGGCACCTTCGAGAGACTGATCTCAGAGTTCCGTGACTTGAAGCAGAGAATTCCCGTTCCAGCGGGCTTTGAGGGGATTGAGCCAAATCTCGCAGCGCCGCCGGCAGTCATCGTGCTTGCCGATTCGGAGTACTTCAACTACCACGACCGGTCGGAACGCAGCCCAGGCTGGCGCGATCTGATCAAACACGGTCGGCGCCCGACGTCGATCTCGATGCGGTTTGCACAGGCAGAGTCGGACATCGATGGCTTCTTCTCGCGTACCGCGTCCTGGCTGACCTGATTCGTCACGAACAGAAGCTTACGTCACCTCCATCGTTTCGCCATCCGCCAGGAGTTTCACTGTCGATAGAAACGCCTGGAACTTCTCGGGTTCAAACGTGTGAATCGGAACCACAAGCTTCGCGCTGAGCTGACCAACGAGGTCGATGATATCGCCGTGGAAGATGTGGCCGCTGGTGTGGACCTCGATCAGGTCGCCTTCGGCTTTCGTCAGAGCGTCTTTCACGGGCTGCCAGTCCGGGCGGTCGAGGTAACCCGTCCAGCGTGAGTAGAGGCATCGCGTGCCCGGCGGAAGGGTTCCGCCGAAGTCGCTCTCCAGCATGCTGGGGCGGAAAAGCATGACGTACTGGGACGGATTCGAGCGGATTTCCTCCACCCCAATCCGGGCCGGGGACATCAAAAAGAAAAATCCTTCGAGTCGTTTCTTTTCGAAAGTCTCCAGAAAGAACTTCGGGAAGAAGACCTTCACATTCTCGGCCGACTCCGGCCTCGGGATGGAAGTCTCTGAGGCGAGCAGGTGCATCACGAAGGCGGTGTAGGTGTCGGCGACGAAGGTTCGGCCGGCTTTGATCGTCGCACGGTAGAAGCCAACCAGCCGGTCGACGTGCTGGGGTGAAAATGACGCCAGGACCAGCCCAGGAGCCGACCGGACCAGCTCCGTGATCTCGTCTTCGAGTTCGTACTCGTTCGGTCCCCAATGGTCGGGATGGCTGATGTGCGTCCCCTCCATCAGGAGGACGTCGATGGCCCGGTCTTTGACGGCTTCAATGAGCGACCGGTGCATCCCTGGCTTCCGGCCGTGGAGCCGCAGGTCCCCCGAGTAGAGGACCGACTTGCCCTCGGCTTCGATGAGGAATGCCTGAGCCCCGTAGATGGAGTGGTCGACGGAGAACACGGTGACCGCGAAGTCCCCGATCTGGATGGTCTGCCCGGAAGGAAGTTCCCGATGTCGATGTCTCGGCAGTGTCGGTTGACCGGCAAACTTCGCTCCGGCCAGCATCATCTTGCTCGTCCCCACTCCGGCATAAATCGGGATTTCATTTTGAGAGTGTCGGATCAGTCCGGTGTGATCCTCGTGAGCGTGGGAGAGGAGAATGGCATCCGGAGCCGGGCCGTCCTCAAACAGCCCTGGCACCTGGGGCAGAATTCCGACTCGGCGGAGTTCCTCTGCAGAGTGTCGCCGGAGCTGGGCCGAATCGTGGGGCTCCCGGTCCTCGTTGAACAGCGGCATCCCGATGTCGAGGATGATTCGAGTTCGATCCGTGGCGATCTCGATGCAATTGCCACCGATCTCGTGAGTTCCCCGGTGAATCGTGACTTGCATGCTGGGATTGCTTTGCTTGCTGGAGCTGAAAATCGGGGTTTGAGTCAGATCGTCGAGAGGTTGCCGGAGATCCGTGGATTAAAGCGCCGTTGCGCACAATCGTCCGTTGTCAGCCTGGACGATTTCGGTTCAATGCTTCCTGATTGCGGATGATCCTGTCGTATTGCAGGATTTGTGTGAGCTGCAGCAATTCGTTTTGTCGGGCGGCCGTGATGATGGCCCGTTCTTCCGGACTCTTGCCGTTCCACTCGAACACCGCCCGGTCGTGTTCGGCTTCGAGTTGCCGGTTGGTCTCCTCGTCGTAACAGCGGGTTCCGAGGATCGACAGACCGAACAGGAACGTGAGGACGGTGCAGGCAATGCCGATATAGAGGCCGACATTCTCGATGAACCACACCAGGTCCGGGTTCCTGTGCCGAGACACGTAAATGACTGCAGTCGTTGCGGCCACTATTCCAGTCATTCCCAGAACGTGGCCGATCGTGTAGACCTTGGGGCGGTAGCTCATGGCGATTGAACGTCCTGTGATGAAGAAGGGTTGCCTGCGGCGCCGAATCTGGGCTGGCCTTCAGTCCAGCCGGTAGAATTCTTCCAGTGCCTCGCCGGTCAGGTAGTGCTCGTCCAACCGGGCTTGCCAGCGAGGGAGCCGATAGAGGCGGGCCAGATCGTCAAAGACTTCGGCCGGAGTCGAGTTTCCGTGATAGATGATGCCGGCCTGATGTGCGGTATCCCACAGGATGCGACCGCGGGGAACGTCGAAGAATTCGGTCGCCTCTGCACAGGACAATTCGCGACGGGCTGTCTCCCAGGCAGAATCGTGGGAGAGATCCGAGTCGATGAGATACCCTGTGGCTTTGATCTCAGCAATCGATTGCAGGAACGCCACGACACGTTCGTCATCCTGCCACCAGACTCCCACATGGAAGCCATAATCTGGAGTCCGCTGGATTCGCCTCAGCGTCTGTTGGTCGAAGTGATACAGGACTGACGGCCGGAGCCTCCGTCGCGGCATGAGCCTCTCCATCGTCGGCGGTGACCATCCGGCTTGATGCCTCAAGGAACGGGCTCCCGGAGAGCCTTGGGTTGTTCATGGCGGTGTGTCGGCCGATCACCCCTGGTGTGCTGGTCCGACCGGCTTGGCGAATCACGAGGACTCACGGCCGGCAGCCAGCGGGATTGTTCCGACTCGCCTCCCCCTCGCGGGGATTGCGTCTCTCCGGGAGCCAGTCATCCCCAGAAATATCCGCTCGGTGCGACAAGGGCGGGTCAGTCAGGGTCAGCCACCGGTGATTTCCGGCGACTTCGGTCATTTCGAGCCGACAGACCGGAATTGGTGAGCTGGGTCAATCAGAAGCGTTCCATGACGTACCACCGCTTCTCGTCGGCATTCCAGGTCAAGGTGTAGGTCGTGACATTCGTGAGCGGCGTCCCAACCTGGGACTTCCACTCGATGGCGACATTCAGCTTGAAGGCTGGCCAGCTTCTCCAATCCTTCGGCAGTTCGCGGGACTTGTCGTACGCCAGAAAGTCGGGTTCGTCCGGGACCACGCTACGGATTTCGTAGCTGATCGGTTCCTGGTGCAGATTGACCCGAGACTTCATGGTCGAGACGGAATTCTTCTCGCCGGCCATCCACTTCTGGAATTCGACATCAAAGAACTTTCGGGCTGCGGCCTCGGTACCGACCATATTGGCCGAACACCCGATCATCCCGACCAGAACCAGAACACTCCAGCATTGCGACGTCTTCAACGGTCATCCTCCAGATCAGGGCTGCAAGCGCCGGACCGTGATCTGCATGCGATCACCACCGTCCGACGTCTCTTCCCCTGATACCCGAAGGACCTGACTGGGGCGGGTCAGACCTGATCGGCCGCTGCCTGGAGGGAGATCGCGTCTTTCAAGGCTTTGACGAACAGTTCTTTCAGTTCGGCGGGTTGCTGCACCCGCACCCGGCCAGCCCACGAGAGCAGCCAGTGCAGGATTTCGTTCAGACCGTCGATCTGGAACCGCAGGATCACGCTGCCATCCTTCTGCCGCGTCACCCGTTGCGTGTGATGCCAGATAGTCTCGATCACGAGCGGAGCGGAAGCTTTGGGGAACCAGAGCTCGACGTCGTAAGAGCGATCCCCCCGGTACACCGCCCAGGCATTGCCGAAGTAGTCCCGCAGATCGAAATCCTCTGGCACGACTGCAGGTTCCGCGACCGCACGCAGGGCCTTGAAGCGAGCCACTCGGAATGTCTTCGGTGCCGCGTCCTCAGTCTGGCGTCCGATGACGTACCAAGCGTTCTTGATCAGACAGAGGCGGTAGGGATGCAGCTTGAGCTTCACCGCGGCCGGCTCATACGGACTTTCGTACTGTCCGGAGATCTGACAGCCCCGCAGCAGTGCCAGCTGAATCGTCTTGATGACTTCATGGTGCCGGCTGTGGTCCGCGAGCTTCAGGTCCAGGACGGAAACGAGCCGCATCGCGTCGTCGATGAGTTCCTGAGTCTCTTCACGGGAGACCGCCGCCAGCTTCCGGGTGGTCGGACCGGCTCCGGGAGTGACATCCAGGCCGGGAGCTTTTGACATCACCGTCGCCAGGGAAAGTCCCAGAACTTCGTCTTCGGTCAATGACATCACCGGGAACCGGAAATCAGAACGGACTCGGACGAACTGCTGATAGCCTTCGCGGAAATACGGAATCCCGGCGAACTTGAGGACGTCCAGGTCACGGTAAACGGTCCGTTCCGAGCACTGGATTTCTTCCGCGATCGCTCTCGTGGTCCAGCGTCCTCGACTTTGGATCAATTCGAGAACTCGCAGGATGCGGGCCAGTCGATCCGCCTGGCGGACTCGTCGATCTCGGTCCGGCCGATCCTGCTTGCCAGGCTTCGGGCCAGTGGAACCGGTTGCAGAGGTCTTCTTCAGCCGCTTTGCCATCAGTTTGCTCGATCCCAATCAGAGACTCGTTGCAGGGCGTTCTCAAAGGCTTGCCGATGAAACGTCCGATAGTAGGCCGCTCGGTAGCTGGTGATGGCGTTCGCCACATGGTGAGCCCGGCAAACCGCCCATCGACTCGCCTCCGCCAGTTGATCCGGCAGTGCTCCGTCCTCAGCGGCGTGCTCCTGGTCGACCTGCAGGTCGAACCCAGACTTCATGGCATCGACATGGCTCGCCCTCCCCTTCGCTGCTGCTTGGACGAAGCGATAGGTCTCGTTCCACGGAACCCGTCCCTGCCGGTGGAGCCGTTCCATGATGGTTTCCTGGAACAGGATCGGCAGTGTCGGTTCTTCCCCTCGCCCGGCGATGCATGTTTCGGCAATCTCAGGGTGACTGAGGCTGATTTGCTCCACGGCAGTCGCCGTCGCCAGGGCTCGGATTCCCGATGGGCGGATTTGAGACAGCCGGGATCGAACAGGTTCAGAGTCCAGTTGAAAGACTTCGTCAGTGTCGCCGGATTGGATCGCGGCAAAGACAGCTTTCTCAGACCTCCGAACCGTGACATCCGGGAGTTGCCGGCGGAGGATCTCGGGGATCGCCTCCAGGGAGGTCATAGAATGAACTGTGACGCAGAGAGGTCGAGGGATGTCGTCCCACGGCTTGCCATCCGCCGGGAGCACGACGAATTGCACCGTCGGTGGCTCACCGTTTGATGTGCACCAGAGTCGCTGGAAATGGGTCCGGTAGCGGACGGGATCGACATCCGAAAATCCGAGTAGAAACAGAATGACCGACGAGCCACCCGCCCCGATGGCGTGAAACACGGCCTTCTGCTTATGAATTCGATCCGCGAACTCGACAATCTCCACGAGGGCTTCCTGGAATCCCCGCTGCTCGATCAGTCGGAATTCCGCATCCAGCAACGGCCTCGCCCGAGACTCAGTCCCGTGCTGGAACTTGAGCTGCAGGGCTAACCAGCATCGTTCGACAATCGCGTTGAAGGCTTTGTCCGAAACCGCCACGTTCTGCTCCGCCAGAAAGGACCGTCGAACAGGGTGGCATCGTCCTCGGCCACGGGTGGGTCATACCGGTCGCAAAACACTCCGTCAACGACCGTGCGTTACGCTCCCTGCTGATGAATCCAGGTGTGAGCCTGGTCGACGACCTTGGCCAGCAGCTGCAGGTCATCGCGTCCGAAGGACTCGGTCTGCTTCCACTCTTCGCCGTCCTTGTAGATCCGGCTGACCGTCACGTTGTGACGGGTGCCGACGGTCGTCTGGTTCTCCCAGATCGTCGCCTTGATGGCTCCGAATCGGATTTCGTGGGCCGGTTGCTGCTTTGCTTTCGCCATCGTCGCGTTCCTTGTTCGTGAGTCGGGTAAACAGTCACTTCTCCGACTACCCGCAGGAAGCCAGTGTTCTTGTTGAAGCAAGAGGAATCGCCGATTCGTACCTTGGATTCCTTCCGACTTG harbors:
- a CDS encoding helix-turn-helix transcriptional regulator; translation: MAKRLKKTSATGSTGPKPGKQDRPDRDRRVRQADRLARILRVLELIQSRGRWTTRAIAEEIQCSERTVYRDLDVLKFAGIPYFREGYQQFVRVRSDFRFPVMSLTEDEVLGLSLATVMSKAPGLDVTPGAGPTTRKLAAVSREETQELIDDAMRLVSVLDLKLADHSRHHEVIKTIQLALLRGCQISGQYESPYEPAAVKLKLHPYRLCLIKNAWYVIGRQTEDAAPKTFRVARFKALRAVAEPAVVPEDFDLRDYFGNAWAVYRGDRSYDVELWFPKASAPLVIETIWHHTQRVTRQKDGSVILRFQIDGLNEILHWLLSWAGRVRVQQPAELKELFVKALKDAISLQAAADQV
- a CDS encoding helix-turn-helix transcriptional regulator translates to MPRLKSKKRRADAGLQCLLLLVRSLSVREPCPEGSLSPAGKRSPSPACAQHNCCRRSLVMSSKVIGAPAPDESTALVTAEAAAQLCGISLRTWRRLEREGMVPKPVQLGGRIKRYRRAELLAWMEAGCPSGEQWDHIRQVELRRRAK
- a CDS encoding helix-turn-helix transcriptional regulator; translation: MGTEKKRTDAERRARQCERLSRLLRILKLIMGPGRWDAEALARELECSRRTVYRDLQTLSMSGVPWRYDDQLQAYRVMPGFKFPALPGSPSNGTPPSIPQELLQSARTVLNSGEAFLGALRQFCAALEEFRPASGDDL
- a CDS encoding MBL fold metallo-hydrolase; protein product: MQVTIHRGTHEIGGNCIEIATDRTRIILDIGMPLFNEDREPHDSAQLRRHSAEELRRVGILPQVPGLFEDGPAPDAILLSHAHEDHTGLIRHSQNEIPIYAGVGTSKMMLAGAKFAGQPTLPRHRHRELPSGQTIQIGDFAVTVFSVDHSIYGAQAFLIEAEGKSVLYSGDLRLHGRKPGMHRSLIEAVKDRAIDVLLMEGTHISHPDHWGPNEYELEDEITELVRSAPGLVLASFSPQHVDRLVGFYRATIKAGRTFVADTYTAFVMHLLASETSIPRPESAENVKVFFPKFFLETFEKKRLEGFFFLMSPARIGVEEIRSNPSQYVMLFRPSMLESDFGGTLPPGTRCLYSRWTGYLDRPDWQPVKDALTKAEGDLIEVHTSGHIFHGDIIDLVGQLSAKLVVPIHTFEPEKFQAFLSTVKLLADGETMEVT
- a CDS encoding helix-turn-helix domain-containing protein; protein product: MIRFRLRELLAAKERQEGRRIPMREVSEITGISAQVLSSLTSPDRPVVTNTAFVEALCRYFACTPNDLMILVDAPNGAARHVDELYPDRRR